One Arachis hypogaea cultivar Tifrunner chromosome 18, arahy.Tifrunner.gnm2.J5K5, whole genome shotgun sequence genomic window, tttttattaattaaattactacaattcaaatgtattttaataaaataatttaaaattataatttcaatcttatcacatgCATAGTACGAATTATTAAACAATTTATTATCATATACATGGCACGGATTATTAAACAATTTctcatgtgttttttttttcaaaataaaaatactatttttacttataattattatttttttatcaattctttcatttaaatactaatattatttattaatttttttatttttatttctcacatttattaaaagattcattttcaatattttaggtattaattgttgttatttaattaacttattttaggtattaattataCCTCAATTATAGTATTAAGACTTTGAacataatttcaatttaattttggacaatatcaaatatatatatatatatatatatatatgatattttaggtattaattattgttatttattaacttattttaggtatttaattattaaaatattagatattaattatatCCCGTTTACTGTGTTAAGACTTTAGACATAATCCCAATTCAATTTTAGACAATgtcaaaaacaaattaaattaaattagaagagtagtttttaattttacataaaataatataataaatatagagtataaataaatttacttgacaaatataattattcatagtgTGATATTTTATTACGATAACATATCTTTATGTATCGGCTccctatatagcaataatatatatatttctttttagtttattatttttctatcacatgacatatttattattatattttaaatttagagtttTCTTGATCTAAGATTGTAAAGAACTGATGGTTCATTTAAGTAACTAAGCTGTATAAGATCATCCACACCCTCTAAAATGTCGGGATTAGCTGGTAGGAGTGCTAATTTGGACACTTTCATAACCTGCAGTAACAACCACAAACATGTTACCCTGAAAACTTTATTCCGAAATGACAAAAATGCTTAGAATTTTACATTTCCATTTGAAAGCGAAACGCATGCTTCCTCTTCTGAAGTTGACTGTATCTTTCCTAGTTCCCAGTTCCCATTTTGTTGCCTATACACCAAACTTGAAGTTTCTGTAGCAACAACCAAAATTAGAAACGGAAGTTTAATGTACAAACACATGCTACTAACAAATTACCAACTCTCAATCTATGCCAAAGGTATGTGCTaacaaataacttaaaaagagttCATCAAAATACACACCTTTCTGATGAAATAAACAATATTATCATCCTCCAAATCCACTTCTCCTGTTGGAGAAGAAACCACAAAAGGTACAGCAGAAGTAGCAGTAGAAGCAACAGCAGAAACATAAGTAGAAACTTTAGAAGAAACAGGAGCAGATGCATCAGAAGGAGCAGGAGTAGCAGCAGCAGGAGTATTAGTTTCAACAGCAACAGCAAAGATTGAAACATACCATTTTATCAAGATGAACAGCAGCAAGCCACAAATCCAAAGTATTGAGTGCACATTctctcatgtacttcttgttgtCACCAAGGGATTTCAATATATCATCCAGAATACCCTGAAACGAACAATAAAGCACAACTTGAGATGACAACACAAGATTATTAATAAgatagaaaatacaaaagcagaAAACGATCCAACAAGAAATAATCAGAACAAATAATCAGAACCAACAAGAAATCATCAtaaccaaaaatcctaaaaacaatcAAAACAGAAACAAATCCtctaaaaaaaatcagaaaaaataaataaaaaatcataacaaaaaattaaataatttaaagctTAGCAAAATGAGAAAAAGTcaaataattagaagtttagacaaataaagaaaatagaaaatcaaGTTAAAACCCTAAACCAGGAATCGAATCTTTACCGCCGCCACCAGCGAAGCATCCGGTGCCGAGCTCGATGGAGATGCCACCGATCGTTTCCTTCTAGATCCTGCCGCCGAATCATGAATAAACACCATAGACGTCGGCACTAGCAGAATGAAGGTTGGCACTGACGAGTGGCACTAATGAGTTGCGCTGACGAGTGGTGCTGACGGTTGGCGCGACGCATGTGAGAGAGGGAGACGGTGGCGTGGGGCATGAGCGAGGAGGGAGGGGTGGACGTAGGTGCTGCGACGGGTTGGAGGGAGGGGTTGTGACGGGTTGAGAGAGGGAGACAGCGGCGTTGTTGGGAGAGGGAGTTATGGCTGTGTTAGGGTTGCAGAGATGTGAAGGGTGAGTGACGGTGAGCTAGGGTTAAATGATTTTTGAAACAAAGTGTAGTGTATGTTGTTAATGTTATCACTTCTAGTCTAGGTTTATAAGTTAACACTTAGAAAAAAAAGTGAAGTGTGTAAAAATGGTGGAAACTAAATTTTGGGAGGAGGGAACTCTATGGGTACGTTTTTTAGGGTGCGCAAATAAACACAGGATATGGGCACACTTTAAAAAGGTGACCATTGGAAGATTATTTAGTCACGCTTTTCAAGCGTACcggtttctctctatggccatgcttttcaagcgtgacaaaaaaagcgtggccaaatcacaaattattggccaccctcataaaagcgtgccgATTTTTCTCTATGGCCATGCTTTTCAAGCGTagaaaaaaagcgtggccaaatcataTTTCAGTGGCCATCAACGAATCCCTGTGAGTAGAGAACCAAAAAATGGCTGACCTATTATGTCAAAAACAAAACAGCCAAAGTAAAGGAAGGAACACAAAAATACTGAGAACAAAGATGATCAAGATGAGCACACATCGAAAGCCAAGCCTATAATGTCAACTTTCTACGAAGGCGACAGTGAAAAGGACCaatcatttttcaaaagatatcatgGACTTCTAGATGCCCAAAAATTTCACCCTACCGACGACAGTAAAACCTTACTAAGGAATAGGTGATCCCAACATACGTGTCACCAAGTTTTACACGATTATGTTTTCTGAATGGTGCATCCGATCCAATACTCTTCGAATATTTCCTACCTTTTTAGATGGTGTTACCTTTATTTGGTTTTCTAATTTGCCTGTAGGTTCTGTATCAAGTTTTGACGAGTTGACTGACCTCTTCGTCAACAACTTCGCTGCACTAAAAATCTATGTGCACGATTCGGATTATCTCAGTACTATAAAACAAGGACAACACGAAAGCCTCAAAGACTATATAACAAGGTTCTCCAAAGCAACCATGGAGATACCCAACCTCAACCTGGAAGTCCACTTGCAGACCTTGAAAAGTGGACTCTGCCCTGGAATATTCCAAATGACCATAGTCGTGACAAAATCAAAGACGCTAGCTGAGTTCCGAGAAAAGGCGACAAGCTAGATTGACATTGAGGAGCTCCGATAAATCCGGAAAGTAGAGCGGCCTAACCCTAACAGAGATGAGGAAAAGTGGAACAAGTACCAAATAATAAGACCGATAAAAAGTCCTTCAAACTAACACCAAAATTTGATGCGTACATCCCTCTCAACACCAAAGGGAGGACACCATCAAAGACATTCTACACTCAAAGCTGATCAAACCACCAAAC contains:
- the LOC112772996 gene encoding uncharacterized protein isoform X2 — encoded protein: MVFIHDSAAGSRRKRSVASPSSSAPDASLVAAGILDDILKSLGDNKKYMRECALNTLDLWLAAVHLDKMEKWIWRMIILFISSERNFKFGV
- the LOC112772996 gene encoding uncharacterized protein isoform X1, yielding MVFIHDSAAGSRRKRSVASPSSSAPDASLVAAGILDDILKSLGDNKKYMRECALNTLDLWLAAVHLDKMFLLMFLLLLLLLLLLYLLWFLLQQEKWIWRMIILFISSERNFKFGV
- the LOC140181332 gene encoding uncharacterized protein, translating into MSTFYEGDSEKDQSFFKRYHGLLDAQKFHPTDDSSVSSFDELTDLFVNNFAALKIYVHDSDYLSTIKQGQHESLKDYITRFSKATMEIPNLNLEVHLQTLKSGLCPGIFQMTIVVTKSKTLAEFREKATS